CCGCTGGTGCGCGACGCGTCCCTGACCCTGCACCGCGGCGAAGTGGTGGCCCTGGTGGGGCCGAACGGGGCCGGGAAATCGTCCCTCCTGGTGGCGCTCGCCCTGGGTGAAGGCACGGTTGGTGAAGGCAGGGGCGGTGAAAGAACGGTCGACGGCGGCACTCTCGGCGGCGGCCGCGTCGCCCTCGTCCCGGACGCCTCGGACGACCTCTTCACCCGGGATACCGTGGCGGCAGAGCTCCGCGCGGCCGAGAGGCGCCAGGCGCGCCAGCGTAACGCGGGGCGCCACTCAAGCCGGCGTCTCTCAGACCTGCGCCGCCCGGGCCGCGACCAGCTTGCCCCACAGACTGCGGCGTCACGCCTGGCCCGTTTGCGGGGAGACGTTCGGATTCCCATTGGACCGGAGCATCCCCGGGACCTCTCTGCAGGAGAGCGCAGGATCCTTGCCATCGCGCTGCAGACCATGGACGACCCCCAGGTACTCCTGATCGATGAGCCCACCCGCGGACTCGATCCCGCGGCGCGCACAGCAGTCTCGGCGGCGCTGCGCGCCGCAGCGGACGCCGGCGCGGCGGTCCTGATCGCCACGCACGACCTCGACTTTGCCCACGGCCTCGGCGCCCGGATCCTGCCGATGCGTGACGGCGTCGCGCCCTCTTCCGCGCCGGCCACTGCACCTGAAGCGCCCCTCCCGCTTCCCCGGCGAGCGGGTGCCGGACCGAGGCCACGGGTCATCGAACAAACGGACACCCAGGGCGCGGCAAAACAGCGCCGCATCCGGATGCCGCGGCGCGTCGAGCTTTCAGTTCTCGCAGCTGCAAACCTTCTGGCCCTCGCAGCGTTCTGCTGGCCGCTGCTCGCCGCGGCCTTCCCGGAGGATGCCGCCGCGGCCCTCCCCTACGCAGCGCTGGCCATTGCACCGCTCGCCGTCATCGCCATCGTCGTTTCCCTGGACGGCTCGGTCCGCTCCGCACACACGGTGGCGCTGCTCGGCGTCCTGGCCGCCGTCGGTTCGGCGGTGCGGGTGGCCAGCACCGGCGTCGGGGGCGTGGAGGCAGTCTTTATCCTGCTGATTCTGGCCGGCCGGGCCTTCGGCGCGCGTTTCGGCATGCTCCTCGGCGCCGCTACCATCGCGCTCTCTAGCGCTTTGTGGGGTGGCGTCGGGCCGTGGACACCGTTCCAGATCTTCGCCTGTGCGTGGGTGGGCGCCGGGGCCGGCCTGCTCCCCCGCCATGTGCGGGGCAAAGCCGAACTGTGGATGCTGTGCGGCTACGGCATCCTGGCGTCCTACCTGTTCGGTCTGCTGACCAATCTGTGGTTCTGGCCCTTCGCGGTGGGCGCCGGCACCGGTATCTCCTATGTGCCCGGCGCGCCGCTGGGCACCAACCTCAGCAGCTTCCTGCTCTACTCGCTGTTGACGTCGACGGCGGGCTGGGACACCCTGCGCGCCATCACCACGGTCATCGGAATCGCCATAGTGGGGCGGGCCATTCTCGCCGCACTCCGGCGGGTGAAGCCGGTCTCCAGCGTGGGCAGTCAGGCCGGGCAGGCCAGCCCCACCCAGGCTCAATCCAGTCAGGCCGGGGACCGGCGCCAACTCACACCTTGAAGTACTTTGCCTCCGGGTGGTGGAACACGAACGCGTCCGTGGACTGTTCGGGGTGCAGCATCAGCTCATCGCTCAGGACCACGCCCATCCGCTCGGGCTTCAGCAGTTCCGTCACCTTGCGGCGGTCCTCCATGTCCGGGCAGGCGGGGTAGCCGAGCGAGAAACGCGCCCCGCGGTAGTCGAGCTTGAACAGGCCCGCTTTGTCCTTCGGCTCCTCGGAAGCGAAGCCCAGCTCAGAGCGGATGCGCGCATGCCAGAACTCCGCGAGCGCCTCGGTGAGCTGCATGACCAGGCCGTTGAGCTCGTAGTAGTCGCGGTAGTGGTTTCCTTTGAACAGCTCGGACGTCACCTCGTCGATCTTCGAGCCGGCGGTGACCAGCTGCACCGGCAGGACATCGATCTGCCCGGATTCGCGCGAACGGACGAAGTCGGCGAGGCACAGGTGCCGGTCGCGGCGCTGGCGCGGGAAGTCGAAGCGCAGCCGCTCGGTGCCGATCGGGCCGCCTGAGCCGCCGTCGGGGGCGAGAAGCCCAGGG
This genomic window from Arthrobacter sp. 24S4-2 contains:
- a CDS encoding ATP-binding cassette domain-containing protein — encoded protein: MTFRPAPLRAAAALAVVFIAARVIYRILFNGAGAGGPVLLNIPPVPLPAPYAHVVLLGPVTAPGLWEAVLSALPIAGMILGFGLLNAWVDVARGFVLLARGGPMQGLARTLVVAWAALPALSDAVTSVRLAFRLRGERFGPRALVPVLERTLEHAGRVAAALELRGFGSRAAHQPGPGAEEPVLVRDAQFRIGDAQVSVAGFAPSSGSIAVITGPTGSGKSTILRGIAGLLSHVDGGGISGTVRVAGTDRATTPPRDTARLVGVVLQNPRAAFATTRVRDEIGLALELRGMESGTAKARVLEVAERIGVSALLDRNVSTLSAGEATLVAVAAAVVEHPALLLVDEPLADLDTVARRHVIAVLNALARDAGVCVIVAEHRAEALVPVADSWWTIDDGALVPGAAPSAPSHPVSARPTPAQPVELATVLTEPVLTAAKLAVHRKGKPLVRDASLTLHRGEVVALVGPNGAGKSSLLVALALGEGTVGEGRGGERTVDGGTLGGGRVALVPDASDDLFTRDTVAAELRAAERRQARQRNAGRHSSRRLSDLRRPGRDQLAPQTAASRLARLRGDVRIPIGPEHPRDLSAGERRILAIALQTMDDPQVLLIDEPTRGLDPAARTAVSAALRAAADAGAAVLIATHDLDFAHGLGARILPMRDGVAPSSAPATAPEAPLPLPRRAGAGPRPRVIEQTDTQGAAKQRRIRMPRRVELSVLAAANLLALAAFCWPLLAAAFPEDAAAALPYAALAIAPLAVIAIVVSLDGSVRSAHTVALLGVLAAVGSAVRVASTGVGGVEAVFILLILAGRAFGARFGMLLGAATIALSSALWGGVGPWTPFQIFACAWVGAGAGLLPRHVRGKAELWMLCGYGILASYLFGLLTNLWFWPFAVGAGTGISYVPGAPLGTNLSSFLLYSLLTSTAGWDTLRAITTVIGIAIVGRAILAALRRVKPVSSVGSQAGQASPTQAQSSQAGDRRQLTP